From one bacterium genomic stretch:
- a CDS encoding transposase has product MLISALEEEVGEFLGRARYEHSAGRRRGYRNGTGKPRKIAVGCGTLEVRAPRVRDTEEPFRSQLLPR; this is encoded by the coding sequence ATGCTGATCAGCGCGTTAGAAGAGGAAGTCGGGGAGTTTCTCGGCCGGGCGCGCTATGAACACAGCGCCGGGCGTCGGCGGGGGTACCGGAACGGGACCGGGAAGCCTCGCAAGATCGCGGTGGGCTGTGGGACGCTCGAGGTCCGTGCGCCGCGAGTGCGGGATACTGAGGAACCGTTCCGCTCGCAGCTCCTGCCGCG